Genomic segment of Salvia hispanica cultivar TCC Black 2014 chromosome 2, UniMelb_Shisp_WGS_1.0, whole genome shotgun sequence:
AGTGTTAGCTTCCTCATTCTCaaattatttagaattaaGATTCACCGTGAACCACAGATTGAGTTGTCATTTCAATGGACGAACATATAGAAAGGAATTGCCTACAAGAACTAACCTGGTTCCCAGTTTTTTTCTGGATCGACTCCTTTATTTCCTCTACGGCATGGATTGTGCATGCTCTAAGTTCGATCTCCTCCTCGGTTCCTGAAGTTATCTCTCTATTGGACTCGATAATATCAGACAACGAAGGACTATATCTTAGGACTCCAAGCTGCTGGAGAACTGCAGGCACGATATAATCAGCAAACATCGTCACAGACTCTATATCCTTGAGTTCACCATATCCTTGACCCTTAAATGCGCCCCATAAATCGGCAACAAATATCTGAGCCCTCTTATACAAGAAAATCTGGTGACCTTTGTACACCGAGTGATCCCTGAAACCTgtaatacaaaattattgtAGTGGCAATAGATACAAATGCGACGTAAACAGGCTATTTAAAAGTTTCCGAAATACATTCTTGAATTAGTTTAAGCTTAAATAATGCTTAAGTACCAGGAAAGTGGCTTGTGATGAGCTCCACAAGCTTTACAGCTGATTTATCACAAGCTTTCACAAGGTTTTCTGCTTTCCCATCAAACGACTTTTCGAGCTCAAAGCCCACCTAAACAAACATTTGAGACATTATTGTTTAACCAGAAACTGCTTAGAAGTAAAGCGATCAACAGAAAACAAGCAAATATTTCAACCACGTTAATCAAAACTATACCTCATGCAATAAGCGCACTCTTTCATCCTCCAAAGGTAGTGGCCTAGGCCATTTTAGCATTTTGCGCAGCTCAAGACCTGCCATCATCCATAATATTAcaatgtatagatagatagtTCCCAGAACTGTCTCAGTCTAATCAAACGAAACACATCTCTATATTGCACAAGTAGGAATGAATACAAACTCGAATGCTATTTCACAAAGTTACATAGATTCACCTAGTACAAATTAACATAATACTCGGAACAAGGATGTAacttgaaaaaggaaaaattcaaacattaacAGGACAAACCCAAACAAAAACCAAGTCTTTACTATACACTTTGAATCTCATAGCTAATAGATAATGTTGTCTCCAAGAAAGAATAACCTTAGGTAGCGATGAGTTTGTTGGACAAGATAAGTTAAAAAAACTTTATCTAGGATTAAATTGGTCCTCATGGGTGTGGAGACAAGCAGAGATTCAAAACGAAcaagagataaaaataaacatgtcCCTCTAGTCATGAAAAATACTTATAGATAGCAACGAGTACTATACCGGTGTATTTCTGCAATCGGTCTGCATCGAAAGCAGAGCTATCATTCTGAAGAGCTTCCTTAAGTCCCACAGCCAAATGGTCATAATTCAATTCATCATCTAccataataaaagtgaaaatgtaTTCATATTCTATAGATAGGTAAAACAAGATTCGAAATAATCTTTCAATTGGAATATGACTACAAAAAGAATGAAAGCAAAAAGCCTATTTGCAGCTTGAGACAAGCAAACCTTTTTGCCATTCCTAATTCAAATTGcacatttttctaaaaaaagacaccaaaagagtaaaataaagtacCAGGCCAAAAGCAGAAATTGAGTGCATCCAACACAAGCAGATACTGAACAGTGAGAGGACCATTGTCGAAATAATGAGTTCCTTCAAAATTCCACTCCACCTTTGGTATCGAATCCTTTATTCTTTCCGCAAAATTCTCGATTCCTATATACACCAATCACCGTTTAGCTCCACGCACACAGCAATTACAAAACCATCACccaaaaatagagataaaaacaGTTCAAATTGAAACAATACAATCGAAATCCATGCCAACATGCAATCAATTTCAGcgtaaattgataaaattgtgATGAAGAAATAAGCGGCGGCGGCAATGTGGTGTGACCTGAGGAGTCGAGGGTGACGTGGGATGAGCGGGAGGCGACCCAAGCGGCGGTAGCCTTGACTGCCTCCATCTGCAGAAATGGGCGATTTAATGGTGAATGTGTATATTTGGGGGATTGAATGAAATTAAACCCTAGGATTTGATGGTATTAGCGGCAGTGGCGAATGCGCGTGTATTTATATGGAGATTCGAAGTTCCCGCTTTGGAGGGTATGTTATGTTTCTGCCgttttgctttcttttttattgtgttgCCCTTTTCAACCACGTGATGCATTTGGCCTTTTGTGttttcattcttttctttgaaaataACGTTTTACCCATATTTGTAGATTTGTGAAATGCACACGTTTTAACCAAATTAGGAGTAGTTGTCAAATGGACCACGTTTTAACCATATTAGTAGACTTGTCGAAATGGACCAACttcattgaagaaaaaaaaggcaaTTCTGTCGCCTTGGTGGCCCCCACGCTCCGGCCGCCATCATGTGTGGGGTTCAATCGGGATACACAGTAGTCCGTTAAGAGGGGTGCCTTAACCCATTGGCTACTAGAAGTCCGGTTCAATCAGGGTATGCAGTAGCCCGTTAAGGGGGAGGCCTTAACCCACTGGCTACCAGAAGCCCGTTAAGGGGGCCTCTACCAGAAGCCCATCTCCCAAGGCCTCACACTTGTGCCCAAGAGACGGAAGCAACTACACAACAGCAGTGGGTTTTGAACCCAGGCTCATTCCAGCAAGATCTGCTCCTCCGTTGCCAACTATGCTACCCATATGGGCACATTCATCCAACACCGTCAGGTTGATCTTATGATCTGTAAGATGACTAATGTCATAGACTCATACTGCCATACGACTCATACTGCCATACATAagttattttgagttttttttttattttcatcaaactatataaaacaattcaaaatccaATCCAATCCGAAATCCAATCCAATGAAATCCGAAGAGTGGCTCAACCCCCctacccaattttttttttctatttataaacttttggaattttgaaaaattaaattaagctCATATCAAATTGATGAAACTAAATGGTAGATGTCGGAACTTGAAGAATAAGAAGGGGCTGATCAAAGATTTTTAAGCTGCAGAGACGAACAACAAGGAGATTCATTGTTTCAAGATAGGAAGAAGATACACCGAGTAAAAGTATCTTGCATCCGCCCCTGTGTCGCCCTCGAGACAGGTCTTCAGTCCAACTCATTTGGTATAAAAGATTGTACAGTGTAAAACATGATAACTTAGATAAAATAAGTTCAAGATAGAAGAGTTATCTATCCTACTAAAGCGATCCAAATATTACCAATGTATTATGATGAATCCTAGTTGCAACTTGCGAGCATTTTGCTAGGCACTGTTACAATTGGTAATTGagaaatcaaacaaaacaatatactaccacatattcaaaatgttaacaaatgtttatttatttaaaagttgATGGAAACCAAATGtgcatttgttgaaaactaGCCATGTCCAAAAATAAGTAGAGATTTCtctaatgaaaaatgaatggaTCATGATGAGGCATCCTCCTTGGCATAGCCCCACCATACCCAAACTCTGGTGGTGGTGGCTGTTGCCATCCATACATCCCTCCGTTCCCCATCGGATATTGGTAAGACGGCCCTCCTCCGCCATAAACCGGATTTTCAAAAAAGAAGCTGCTCGTATACTCAGCTGGCACGCGGTCACTAATCGTGCGGCCTCGTGGATGCACTTTGCATAAATCATCTTTACACACGTGAGGACTAATCACGGGGGGCACATAGGGTTCGCATTTGtgctcctcttcctcttctgcCTTCTTATGACTGCTGCTGCTGTGGTGACGGCCGTCTCCACAGCAGCAGTTGCTGTGTTGTTTCCCCTTTCCGCCACGAGGTTCGAATTTTTTGTTGTGGTTTGAATCAGCATGGTTCATGGGGGGCTTCTCTGGTGATAGAAGCTGGACCGATTTGCCTAGCTTCGCGACCTTTCTCAGCAACGTCTGGCCGTCGATTTTGCCAAAGACATATACgagattttctttttcatctatCGCAACGTTGTCCACCCCTTAAATTACTCAAAAGGAAAATTAAGCGGGTTAGTCagttaaccgataaccgaatTCAGTTTAGTCCACCATTTTAAATCTTCACAACATTtgtaagtataatttttaagaaCAGATGCATAAATTGATCAATTAACTTCATGATAGGGGATGATTaacaaaatgcataatttaatctAAAGTGGCGGAAAACAAGTAGTATTAAGGATTATTCAATTCTTTATAGCTAAAACATACTAGCCTAACTGGAAAAGTAAATAATGACATCGAAAATcctaaattcaaatattttatcttaataatcaagcacaataaataaaaactggAGTACTTATTCAATTAAGAATGTagattagtaaaaaaataaaattaaaataacctATATTATTGAGGATTATTCAATTCAACTAAAACCTATAGCCGAACTGTTGAactatcataaaattataaatttgaaattgtcaGATACCGATCTCATAGTGAATACTACAATCAACAGGGATACCAAACCATGTTAATTGGTTATTGATTTAAACGATAACCAACATACGAAGTATTTCGGTTCGATTCTAGGTTATACCACCCTATCAACTGTCGAAACCAGGAAATGAGTTGAAAATTGTGAAAACGAAATACCAGGCAAATTCCTAACATGGTCCTGGACACTGTTGCGGCATTTGTCACAGCAATTGATCTTGATAAAAAGAACTTTGGGCTGCATCATACGAGATTGATTATTAGTacttttgaagaaaaaaaagttgaacaacttgaagaaaaatcaagtaaaaaaattaagtgatgAGGTAGGTGATTTTCCATTGGAAAAATTCAATGTTATAAGTATGAAAGATACGAACAAAATCTCATCATTTATACAGAAAAaggttatttttttcttttagttagATTTTATGACTTTTCTAATATAGGTTccatatttcataaaatattctCTAGCGTGATTGTAGGTGTATATAAGGAAACTTTGATATGATTGGCAACAAAATCGttgttcaaaaaaattttgtta
This window contains:
- the LOC125204623 gene encoding queuosine salvage protein-like, whose amino-acid sequence is MEAVKATAAWVASRSSHVTLDSSGIENFAERIKDSIPKVEWNFEGTHYFDNGPLTVQYLLVLDALNFCFWPDDELNYDHLAVGLKEALQNDSSAFDADRLQKYTGLELRKMLKWPRPLPLEDERVRLLHEVGFELEKSFDGKAENLVKACDKSAVKLVELITSHFPGFRDHSVYKGHQIFLYKRAQIFVADLWGAFKGQGYGELKDIESVTMFADYIVPAVLQQLGVLRYSPSLSDIIESNREITSGTEEEIELRACTIHAVEEIKESIQKKTGNQVLSAELDLWLWAYGIACPSLQHHRTLSIYY